Within Pyxidicoccus trucidator, the genomic segment GCCGTGTACGCGGACAGCAGCGGCGCGGCGCCCTCGGACAGCATGGACTGGACGTTGAGCACGTGGCCGCTGCCCTGCTTGCGGAAGTGCGGCAGCACCGCGTGCGCGAAGCGCAGGAAGCCCAGGCAGGTGACGTCCAGCGTGCGCTGGATATGCTCCCACGGAAGCTGGTCGAAGTAGCCGTAGGTCTGCACCCCCGCGTCATTCACCAGGATGTCGATGCGGCCGTAGCGCGCCAGGCACTCGCGCACCACCCGGTCCACGTCCTCGCGCACCGTCACGTCGCCGGGCACCACGAGACACTCGCCGCCCGCGGCCTCCACCACCGTCCGGAGCGACTCCAGCGCCTCGCGCCGCCGCGCGGTGACACACAGCTTCACGCCCTGCTCCGCCAGGCGCACCGCGGACTGCCACCCCACCCCGCTGGATGCCCCCGTGACGATGGCGACCTTCCCTGCAAGTTGTTCGCGGCGAGCCATGTGCGCACGTCCCCTCTTCGCGGCCAGGTCCTGGGACGATGCGGCGCGACGGCCCACGCGGTAACCGGGCCGACGCGCGGGGCCGCCTGGCTGCCTGCCCCACTCGGGGCGCCAGGGACACGGACATGGGGGACGGCCGGTGGAGGAGTAGGAACCCGGCCGGCCCCCTGCCCGCTCGCCCCGCGCTCCCGGTGGGTGTGGGCCACCGGGGAGGAGTGCGCGGGGCAATTGCCTGTTCGGTGTGCAGCGCCTCCGAGGGAAGGAGGTGCGGGTGGAAGAAGGTGTCCATGGCGGCCCCGCGTCACAGAGCAAGCAGCGAGCCATGGCCGCCCTCCAGTGGAAGTGGCGGTAGCTCGGGCCTCGAGCGCGAAGCGGAGAGCCACCAGCGCCCGGCCCCGGGACCCGCACGTCCCATGAGCGGACAGTGCGGAGGGTGGGCATCTCACCCTCGCCCCGAGCCGTGTTAGTGGGCATCCCACCCTCGCGGGTGGAGGGCCTGGAGGCGTCAGGCGCCCGCGCCAGCGAGCGTCCACGTCGCGGCCCTCGGGCTCCCATGCGCGCATCCGACTCCAGCCCACCTGCTCCCTCCCTCACGGACGCGGCCGATGACGCCGACCGCGTGCCGGTGCCCGCGCCCTTCGCCCGCCTGCGCCGCTTTCCGCTGGATGGCGCGCTGCTGCTGTTCGACCGGGACAGCGGGACGAACGTGCGCTGCGAGGGCCCGGAGACGGCGCACCTGCGCCAGCGCGCCCCCAGGGCCGTGCAGTTCGGCATCACCAACCGCTGCAACCTCGCGTGCACCTTCTGCTCGCGTGATTTGGAGGCCCGCAGCGACTGGACGGCGGACAGCGCCTTCGCCGTGCTCTCCGGGCTGGCCTCCGCGGGCGTACTGGAAGTGGCCTTCGGAGGCGGTGAGCCCTGGGCCTTCCCCCGCTTCGAAGAACTCGTGTGCCGGCTGCACGGCGAGACGCCGCTGGCGGTGAGCTTCACCACCAACGGGCTGGCGCTCACACGCCGCCGCCTGGACGCCGTGCGCGGCCGCTATGGCCAGTGCCGCGTGTCCCTCTATGACGACAATGACTGGCGCGGCACGGTGGCGCGGCTGGCGGACGCGGGCGCGCGCTTCGGCGTCAACTACCTGGTGACGCCCGAGCGGCTGTCCTCCCTGGAGACGGTGGTGCTGGAGCTGGTGGCGCTGGGCTGCCGTGACGTGCTGCTGCTCAGCTACAACGGCGCGGACCGCGCGCTGCACCTGGCTCCGGACGCGGCGCGAGACCTGGCCCGGCGCGTGGCGCTGCTCGGCCGGGCGCTCGTGGGCCGGTGCCACCTGAAGCTCGACGTGTGCTGGGGTGAGCGCATGGAGGGCGTGCCGCGCCTCTTCGACCGCGCGGACTGTGGCGCGGGGCGCGAGTTCCTCGTCCTCACCAGCGACAGGAAGGTGATGCCGTGCAGCTTCCACCACGTCACCTTCCCGGTGGCGTCGGCGGACGAGGTCATGGCGGTATGGCGCGGCCAGCGTGAGGCGCTGGCGTCCGCGTCGCGACTGCCGGGGTGCGCGCGCACGCCCGGCTACGGGCTGGAGTCACCGGCCCCCGGAGGTACGGCGTGAAGGTCCAGGTCTGGAACGCGTTCGCGAGCAACAACAGCGGCAGCTACACCCTGGTGGGCCGCTTCCCCAACGAGACGCTCGCCGCCGACGTCGCCGCCGAGCTGGCCCGGGTGGCCGCCGAGCACAATGTCTGGATGGAGGAGCGCCATCAGAAGGGCTGGGATGATGATGCCCCGCCATCGCCGCTGGAGATCTTCATGCAGCACCACGGCCTCACCCCGGTGCGCTTCACGCAGCTGGAGGATGTCTGGCCCGAGCACAGCGACATCAACACGCCCAGGGTGTGGGCCCAGGGCCACCAGGTGTTCGTGCACCACGGCTGCACGGTGACCCTGCCGCCCACCTTCGGCGAGTACTTCTACAAGCGCGGCGGGCGCGTGGAGACGGAGCTGGACCACTCGCACCACCCGCTCATCGGCGTCTTCCAGCTCAGGTATCCCTACGCGGCCCGCGCCGGTCAGGACGTCCCGGCCCTGGCGCTGCGGGCGCTGGACGCGCTGTACGCGGAGGACGGGCCGCTGGTGCAGCTCACCCATCCGGAGCCACTGCCCGCCTGGCGCGTGGGCGAGCGCTTCGGCGATGGCGACCTCACCGTGGGCGCCGTGTTCACCGACCTGGTCGAGGGCTTCACCACGGTGGACCGCATCGCCCGGGCCCACGGCTTCACCGTCGAGGTGAAGGTATTCGAGTCGTGGGATAGGAAGGGGGATGCGCTCGCCTTCCTCCGGCCGTGCATCCCACCCCTGCCGACGCGCGAGTTGTTCGACGTCGTCCTCACCGGCGCCACGTCCCAGGCCACCCTCGCCGTCACCGGGATGATTGAGGAACTGCGGCAGGTGGACCCGAAGGAGGCTCGCGCGCTGCTGGACTCGGCGCCCGCCCCGGTGCGGCGGCGGCTGCCACGCGGCGTGGCCGAGGCAATGGCGAGCCGGCTCCAGCGCGTCGGCGCCCGCGTGGAGGTGCGCCCCTCCGAGCCGTAGCCGCGCTCCGCCAGACACTCGCAACTGCTTGCAGTTCAATTCCAATCAACCCCCTGCCCGCCCGGTGGTGCCCCGGTTGGGAAGGCGTGGTCCCCGCATGTCATCCTTGCCAATACGCTGCAACGGAATGACCGGTTGGAGGACCATGGCTCGTGTGCGACTTCCCGCCGCGGCGGGCTCGTTCTATCCCGCCAGCCCCTCCGCCCTGGCCACCGCGGTCGACGGGTGGCTGGAGCGGGCCCCCATCTCCGACAGGGAAAGGCCCTCGGCACTCGTCGTCCCTCATGCCGGCTACGTCTACTCCGGCGCGGTGGCCGCCACCGCCTACGCCACGCTGCGCGCCTTCAAGGGCAGGACGCCACGCGTGCTGCTGCTGGGGCCGTGCCACTTCCTTCCGCTACGGGGGCTCGCGTACCCGGACGTAGACGTGCTGTGCACACCCCTGGGCGAGGTGCCGCTGGACGAAGACCTGCGCGAGCGCGCGGCGAGGTTCCGGCAGGTGAGCGTCTCCTCGGAGGCCCACGAGGCGGAGCACTCGCTGGAGGTGCAGCTCCCCTTCCTGCAGCGCGTGCTGGGGCACTTCCGCGTGCTTCCCCTGGTGGTGGGCAGCGCCGACGCGGAAGAGGTGGAGGAGGTGCTCGACGCGCTCTGGGCTCCGGATGTGCTGCCCATCGTCAGCTCGGACCTGTCGCACTACCTCCCCTATGAGGACGCACGGGAGGCGGACCGCGAGACGGCCGAGCGGGTGCTCTCGCTCGACGGCCCGCTGGACAGGGGGAGCGCGTGCGGCGCGGCCGGCATCAGCGGGTTGCTCCTGGCGGCCCGGAAGCGCGGGCTCCGACCGCGACTGCTGGACCTGCGCAGCTCGGGAGACACGGCGGGCGGACACGACGAGGTGGTGGGCTACGGCGCGTTCGCGTTCTACCCGCCCGGCACCGGCTCCTGAGCCTCCCGGCACCGCGCGCCACGCTGGCCGGGCTCAGCTGTCCCAGGCCAGGGTGTACTCGCTGTCGAGCAGCGAGGTCTGCCACCCGCGCACCTGGATGTCCTGCGCACCCACCGCCTGCAGGGCGCCTTCGAGCATGCCCTCGTTGTAGGCGACGGGCGTGAAGATGCGCCGCATGTGGATGCGGCCGGCGCGCGGGCCCGTCCACTCCACCTGCAGCTCTCCGAAGTTGATGGCCATGCGGTACGCCTCGGGGAGCATCTCCACGAGCTGCTTCGGCTCGCCGCCCACCTGCTGCCGCACCTCGGCGCCGAACATGGAGTTGATGAAGGCCAGCGTGCCCTGCACGCCAAGCTGCCGCATCGCCTCCTCGAAGCCGCCCAGCTGCGGCGCCAGCAGCCGCGTCGCCGCGAAGAACAGGCGCATGAAGGGGGGCACGGGATAGAGCTCGTTGAGGTCCAGGTCCTTCTGGACGTCACCGCCCTCGATGATGCGCGACACGGCCTGCTCGTCACCGAGGAAGCGCACGGTGTCGAGCACCGCCGCGAAGAGCATGCCCCGGATGCCCTCCGTGGGCTCCACGAGGGCCAGCCGCGCGGACAGCTCGCGCTCTACGGCCTCTGGCGTGTCCCACCTTCCGCGCTCCATGGTCGTCAGCCCCCGGTGCTGTTTTCCGTGGGGGAATCTCGCATGGCTTCTGCCCGCCCGTGCGAACTCCTGACCGCCCCTGGCGCGGCAGCTCCGCTCTGGTGCGCCCGATGCACCCCGTCCGGGGGACGTCAGCGGGCGACTTCGACGGACGCCTCCTGCTCTCGCCGCAGCCGCGCTTCGAGCACGAAGTTGCCGAAGGGGACCAGCGACGCACCGAAGGCGCCCAGCACGCGCACGAGCGACCAGCGACAGGCGATGGCCACCTCCAACAGCGCGAAGAGGTAGAGGACGAAGAGCAGCCCGTGCACCATGCCCACGACGCGCACGCCCAGCGGCATGCCCGCGAGGTACTTCAGCGGCATCGCGATGAAGAGGAGGGCGATGAAGGACAGGCCCTCGGCCAGGGCCACCGCGCGGAAACGTCCTAGGGGGGTCTTCAGCATGGGGGATTCTCCACCCGCTGTTTCCCATTCCCGGCGCTCCGGGTCCATGCGTCAGGGTGACGCACCCGGGCGGCCCGCCTGTCCTTCGACCAGGCGCGAAGGGCCACGGTATGGTGCGCCTCGCGCGGTGCGTGAAGCCGGCTGGCTCCAGCCGCCCAAGGGGAAAGACATGTCGGGAAACGACAAGCTGGCGGGGACCCTCCAGATGGCTCGCGCGGACCGGAAGGGCGCGAAGCTCGTCCTGGAGCGGCCGGTGGGCACGCTCAACACCGTCGCCATGCGGCTGGTGGTCAGCGGGAAGATGTCCGGCCAGCTGCGCCGGCAGTTCCACAGTGCGACGTTCACCGGCCCGGAGACTGTCACGCTGCCCGACGACTTCCTGCCCTCCGCGGAGCAGGGCTGGTTGATGGTGACCTTCGCCGTGGCCGACGCGATGGGCGTTGGCGCCACCTTCGTCCAGCGGGGCTCGCTCGTCTTCCCCAACGGCCAGAAGGAGCTGCTGTGGGACGAGTTCAACCTGCCCTCGGGCGCGCAGGCCGACTTCATCAACCTGGTCTGGACGGTGACGGAATGAGGGCGGCCCTCGCACTCGTGCTGCTCCTGTGTGGCGCCTCGGCGCGGGCCCAGGGCGCGGGCTCGCCGGATGCGGGCACCGCCGAGCTCGACTTCCCCAGCTTCCTGCGCGGAGGCTCCGAGGCCGCCGCCGGCCTGGACATCGCCACCGCAGGGGAAATCGTCCACCCCTCCAACCCCGCCGCCCTGGTGGCCAGCCTCCGCAATGCCGGCGCCGTGCTCGAGGGCGGGCAGAAGTCCTTCGTGTTGCAGTTCAATCCCTACCTCCTCACGAAGGGGTACGAGCAGCTCTACCCGGAGGCTCGCGCGGCCCGGAAGGAGCGACTCACCCGCTACCTGCAGGACAGCGCCGTCACGCTCGCGCTCGCCGACGACACCCCCTACGAGGGCCTCACCTTCGACGAGGGCCGCTTCGCCACGGTGATGGCGGGGGCCTCCGTGGACGTCTTCGGAGACCGGAGCATCTACGGCGACGCGTACAGCACCTGCATGGACGGCGTGCTCGCGGACCCGAGTCTGTATGACTTCCCGGGCCCTCCGCTGCGCCCCGACTTCAACACCGACGCCGAGTTCCAGCAGGCCGTGGCGGACCACCCCGCGGCCATGGCGCGCGCACGGCAGGCGGGCATCGACAAGCTGCGGCTGGGGCTGTCCTCCTGCGCCCGGCAGGTGCGCGAGGCGTCCAGCGCCCTGTTCCTGTCCGCGGGCGGCCGGTGGGTGACGCCGGGCCTCAAGGCGCAGGACGGGGATGGCGTCGTCATCCAGCGCGGCTTCGGCGCGGCCACGCTGGAGCTGCTGTCCGGCGGCTCCGCCAGCGTGGAGGCGACGCTCCAGCTGCGCGCCCTGTACGAGCGGCAGCGCCCGGGCGAGCCCATGGGCAAGTGGCTCGACGTGGGGTTCTCCGTGGGCATTGCTTCGCCGCGCTTCCTGCTGCGGCTGGAGGCCACGCAGTCCTTCGCGAAGCTGGAGGACACCGACACCAAGCGGGCCAGCATCGTGGCCACCAGCCGCATCGTGCTCGCCGACAACTGGACGGTGGGCATCGGCGTGCAGGGCACGGGGGAGGACATGGGGGATGCCCTCGGGCAGGTCCGGCCGAGCCTCATCTTCAACTTCGCGGACCTGCCGAAGCTGCTCCAGCCGCTGCCGAAGCCTCCAGGGTAGCGGCGCCCGGCTTCTCTCGCGGCCAGCCGGGCCGGTGCACGGGCGCGCGGCCTGGGCTGGCGGCGACGCGGGAGGCGTCCTGTTAGAGATTGTCCTTTCGGGGCCTGCCGCGCGGCCGTACCGCCAGCGCCGGGCCGGGGGAGGACATCGACATGAGCACCGCGTTTCCCGCTCGCTGGTGGCACAAGCTGGAGGACGGGCGTGTGCAGTGCGACCTGTGCCCGCGTGACTGCAAGCTGCACGAGGGGCAGCGCGGCTTCTGCTTCGTGCGCCAGCGCGTGGGCGAGGGGATGGTGCTGGACACGTACGGGCGCTCGTCGGGCTTCTGCGTGGACCCGATTGAGAAGAAGCCGCTCAACCACTTCCACCCGGGGAGCAGCGTGCTGTCGTTCGGCACGGCCGGCTGCAACCTGGGCTGCCGCTTCTGCCAGAACTGGGACATCTCCAAGTCGCGCGAGCAGGACACGCTGGCGGATGAGGCCTCGCCGGAGGCCATCGCCCGGCACGCGGTGCGGCTGGGCTGCAAGAGCGTGGCCTTCACCTACAACGACCCCGTCATCTTCGCCGAGTACGCCATGGACGTGGCGGACGCGTGCCATGCGCTCGGGGTGGAGACGGTGGCCGTCACGGCGGGCTACATCCACGCGCAGCCGCGACGGGAGCTGTACTCGAAGATGGACGCGGCCAACGTGGACCTGAAGGCGTTCACCGAGGACTTCTACAAGCGCGTCACCTTCGCGCACCTGCAGCCGGTGCTGGCGACGCTGGAGTATCTGCGGCACGAGACGCGCGTCTGGTTCGAGGTGACGACGCTGCTCATCCCCGGGCACAACGACTCGGAGGCAGAGGTGACGCGCCTGTCGGAGTGGATGATGGAGCGGTTGGGCCCCGACGTGCCGCTGCACTTCACGGCGTTCCACCCTGACTTCAAGATGCTCGACGTTCCGGCCACGCCACCGGCGACGCTGACCCGGGCGCGCGGGATTGCCCGCCGCACGGGGCTTCGCCATGTGTACACGGGGAATGTCCATGACACCGAGGGCGACACCACGCTGTGCGGTGGTTGCGGCACGGCGCTCATCGTCCGGGACTGGCACCGGCTGCTGTC encodes:
- a CDS encoding radical SAM protein yields the protein MRASDSSPPAPSLTDAADDADRVPVPAPFARLRRFPLDGALLLFDRDSGTNVRCEGPETAHLRQRAPRAVQFGITNRCNLACTFCSRDLEARSDWTADSAFAVLSGLASAGVLEVAFGGGEPWAFPRFEELVCRLHGETPLAVSFTTNGLALTRRRLDAVRGRYGQCRVSLYDDNDWRGTVARLADAGARFGVNYLVTPERLSSLETVVLELVALGCRDVLLLSYNGADRALHLAPDAARDLARRVALLGRALVGRCHLKLDVCWGERMEGVPRLFDRADCGAGREFLVLTSDRKVMPCSFHHVTFPVASADEVMAVWRGQREALASASRLPGCARTPGYGLESPAPGGTA
- a CDS encoding TIGR02265 family protein, which produces MERGRWDTPEAVERELSARLALVEPTEGIRGMLFAAVLDTVRFLGDEQAVSRIIEGGDVQKDLDLNELYPVPPFMRLFFAATRLLAPQLGGFEEAMRQLGVQGTLAFINSMFGAEVRQQVGGEPKQLVEMLPEAYRMAINFGELQVEWTGPRAGRIHMRRIFTPVAYNEGMLEGALQAVGAQDIQVRGWQTSLLDSEYTLAWDS
- a CDS encoding ribosomal protein L7/L12; its protein translation is MKVQVWNAFASNNSGSYTLVGRFPNETLAADVAAELARVAAEHNVWMEERHQKGWDDDAPPSPLEIFMQHHGLTPVRFTQLEDVWPEHSDINTPRVWAQGHQVFVHHGCTVTLPPTFGEYFYKRGGRVETELDHSHHPLIGVFQLRYPYAARAGQDVPALALRALDALYAEDGPLVQLTHPEPLPAWRVGERFGDGDLTVGAVFTDLVEGFTTVDRIARAHGFTVEVKVFESWDRKGDALAFLRPCIPPLPTRELFDVVLTGATSQATLAVTGMIEELRQVDPKEARALLDSAPAPVRRRLPRGVAEAMASRLQRVGARVEVRPSEP
- the amrS gene encoding AmmeMemoRadiSam system radical SAM enzyme encodes the protein MSTAFPARWWHKLEDGRVQCDLCPRDCKLHEGQRGFCFVRQRVGEGMVLDTYGRSSGFCVDPIEKKPLNHFHPGSSVLSFGTAGCNLGCRFCQNWDISKSREQDTLADEASPEAIARHAVRLGCKSVAFTYNDPVIFAEYAMDVADACHALGVETVAVTAGYIHAQPRRELYSKMDAANVDLKAFTEDFYKRVTFAHLQPVLATLEYLRHETRVWFEVTTLLIPGHNDSEAEVTRLSEWMMERLGPDVPLHFTAFHPDFKMLDVPATPPATLTRARGIARRTGLRHVYTGNVHDTEGDTTLCGGCGTALIVRDWHRLLSYRVTPEGRCPDCGEAVPGRFDEVPGAFGARRVPVRIGVGTRT
- the amrB gene encoding AmmeMemoRadiSam system protein B, translating into MARVRLPAAAGSFYPASPSALATAVDGWLERAPISDRERPSALVVPHAGYVYSGAVAATAYATLRAFKGRTPRVLLLGPCHFLPLRGLAYPDVDVLCTPLGEVPLDEDLRERAARFRQVSVSSEAHEAEHSLEVQLPFLQRVLGHFRVLPLVVGSADAEEVEEVLDALWAPDVLPIVSSDLSHYLPYEDAREADRETAERVLSLDGPLDRGSACGAAGISGLLLAARKRGLRPRLLDLRSSGDTAGGHDEVVGYGAFAFYPPGTGS
- a CDS encoding DUF3817 domain-containing protein encodes the protein MLKTPLGRFRAVALAEGLSFIALLFIAMPLKYLAGMPLGVRVVGMVHGLLFVLYLFALLEVAIACRWSLVRVLGAFGASLVPFGNFVLEARLRREQEASVEVAR